In one Desulfoferula mesophila genomic region, the following are encoded:
- a CDS encoding lactate racemase domain-containing protein gives MVKNHIPAPEAVDVPFEVRRGLDALNLTNKVKPGARVAITAGSRGVTDMRAAIATVVDYLKGLGAEPFVAPAMGSHGGATDQGQADMLTHLGITQETVGAPIKSSMATEVIGETSYGQPVVIGRDFVKADHVVVVNRVKPHTSFRGVVESGLCKMLTIGMGKHAGAKLAHSQFYAHGFEQVVREIAGVVMDKVAVLCGVALVEDYREQTAHLAVCGPREFMKTDSEMLQKARRLMGMVPFKNVDLLIVDEMGKNISGSGMDSNVTGRVMNQATPEPTERQFKRIFVRDLTPESEGNALGVGTAEFTTRRLVEKIDLHKTRVNCLTASVPEKGRIPFAYDHDREAISDALSTVGIEDGSQSRVVWIKNTLELGQMLVSQALLAEAADMENVEVVGEVQDMPFDEQGDLPVGLFTR, from the coding sequence ATGGTTAAAAACCATATCCCGGCCCCCGAGGCCGTGGATGTGCCCTTTGAGGTCCGTCGGGGCCTGGATGCCCTCAACCTCACGAACAAGGTAAAGCCCGGTGCGCGGGTGGCCATCACCGCGGGCAGCCGGGGTGTCACCGACATGCGGGCGGCCATCGCGACGGTGGTGGACTACCTCAAGGGCCTGGGGGCCGAGCCCTTCGTGGCCCCGGCCATGGGCAGCCACGGCGGGGCCACCGACCAGGGCCAGGCCGACATGCTCACGCACCTGGGCATCACCCAGGAAACGGTGGGCGCTCCCATAAAGTCTTCCATGGCCACCGAGGTCATCGGAGAAACCAGCTACGGTCAGCCGGTGGTCATCGGCCGCGATTTTGTCAAGGCCGACCACGTGGTGGTGGTCAACCGGGTCAAGCCCCACACCAGCTTCCGGGGCGTGGTGGAAAGCGGCCTGTGCAAGATGCTCACCATCGGCATGGGCAAGCACGCCGGGGCCAAGCTGGCCCACTCCCAGTTTTACGCCCACGGTTTCGAGCAGGTGGTGCGCGAGATCGCCGGCGTGGTGATGGACAAAGTTGCGGTACTCTGCGGGGTGGCCCTGGTGGAGGACTACCGCGAGCAGACCGCCCACCTGGCGGTGTGCGGCCCCCGTGAATTCATGAAGACCGATTCGGAAATGTTGCAAAAGGCCCGCCGGCTCATGGGCATGGTGCCGTTTAAAAACGTGGACCTGCTCATCGTGGACGAGATGGGCAAAAACATCAGCGGCAGCGGCATGGATTCCAACGTGACCGGCCGGGTGATGAACCAGGCGACCCCCGAACCCACCGAGCGCCAGTTCAAGCGCATCTTCGTGCGTGACCTGACGCCGGAGAGCGAGGGCAACGCCCTGGGGGTGGGCACCGCCGAATTCACCACCCGCCGCTTGGTGGAAAAGATCGACCTGCACAAGACGCGGGTGAACTGCCTGACCGCTTCGGTGCCGGAAAAGGGGCGCATCCCCTTTGCCTACGATCACGACCGCGAGGCCATCAGCGACGCCCTGAGCACCGTGGGCATCGAGGACGGCAGCCAGTCCAGGGTGGTGTGGATCAAGAACACTCTGGAGTTGGGCCAGATGCTGGTGTCCCAGGCCCTACTGGCGGAAGCCGCGGACATGGAAAACGTCGAGGTGGTGGGAGAGGTCCAGGACATGCCCTTTGACGAGCAGGGCGACCTGCCGGTGGGACTGTTCACCCGCTAG
- the fdhD gene encoding formate dehydrogenase accessory sulfurtransferase FdhD, which produces MSKQSEQPSVVSRQPSLRVEENRARVDGDELAVEAPCEIRLGGRSYVLLMATPADLRHLALGFCLTEGLVASTREVLDISLGGDELPGVGPVYWADVSLPPELARRARARRAAPAATSCGLCGLESFRDLGGGIVPVRSALTVELENIQKLFKAMEEGQGIYRRTGAAHAVALGNAQGELLHLAEDVGRHNAMDKVLGMAMSEGRDLSECVCAVSGRISLEMALKAARAGLPMVSSVSAATSLGRKICEQSGVTLLGFVRQGRATIYCHPQRVLNQGEPLPGL; this is translated from the coding sequence TTGTCAAAACAGTCTGAGCAGCCCAGCGTGGTGAGCCGCCAACCCAGCCTGCGGGTGGAGGAAAACCGGGCCCGCGTGGACGGCGACGAGTTGGCCGTGGAGGCCCCCTGCGAGATCCGTCTGGGAGGCCGTTCCTACGTGCTGCTCATGGCCACCCCCGCCGATCTGCGCCACCTGGCCCTGGGCTTTTGCCTCACCGAGGGCCTCGTGGCCTCCACCCGGGAAGTGCTGGACATCAGCCTGGGCGGCGACGAGCTGCCCGGAGTGGGGCCCGTGTATTGGGCCGACGTGTCCCTGCCGCCGGAGCTGGCCCGCCGGGCCCGCGCCAGGCGCGCCGCCCCGGCGGCCACCTCCTGCGGGCTGTGCGGCCTGGAGTCTTTCCGCGACCTGGGCGGGGGCATCGTCCCGGTTCGCTCGGCCCTGACCGTGGAGTTGGAGAACATCCAAAAGCTGTTCAAGGCCATGGAGGAAGGGCAGGGCATCTACCGCCGCACCGGCGCGGCCCATGCCGTGGCCCTGGGTAACGCCCAGGGAGAGCTCTTGCACCTGGCCGAGGACGTGGGCCGCCACAACGCCATGGACAAGGTCTTGGGCATGGCCATGAGCGAGGGCCGCGATTTGAGCGAGTGCGTGTGCGCCGTGTCCGGGCGCATCAGCCTGGAGATGGCCCTCAAGGCGGCCCGGGCCGGGCTGCCCATGGTTAGCTCGGTTTCCGCCGCCACCTCCCTGGGCCGCAAGATATGCGAGCAGTCCGGGGTCACCCTGCTGGGCTTCGTGCGCCAGGGGAGGGCCACGATTTACTGCCACCCCCAGCGGGTGCTAAACCAGGGAGAGCCCTTGCCCGGCCTCTAG
- the ligD gene encoding non-homologous end-joining DNA ligase, whose product MSGKSVPQNLALSNPGKILFPKSGFTKANLADYYQQASPIILPHLKDRPLMIQRFPEGINSEGFYQKEVVGHFPAWISRVRLKKKEGGYIEQAMANNRSTLLYIADLAGITLHPWLSRADRPDLPDRVLFDLDPAGDRGDFPLVIRTAGMLRTLLGRIGLRPYVMTTGSRGLHVAAPLLRKESFEQVRAFALEVAQRLVGEHPDVLTTEQRIAKRGGRLYLDVTRNGYGQTSVAPYAVRALPGAPVATPLEWSELTASGLGPQSFNLGNILTRLDQQPDPWQGMGRHGRSLAQARRNLQNLAD is encoded by the coding sequence ATGTCCGGTAAAAGTGTCCCCCAAAATTTGGCGCTATCCAACCCAGGCAAAATACTATTTCCCAAGTCGGGATTTACCAAGGCGAATCTGGCGGATTACTACCAACAGGCCTCGCCGATCATTCTGCCCCATCTCAAAGACCGCCCCTTGATGATCCAGCGCTTTCCCGAGGGCATCAACTCAGAGGGGTTTTATCAAAAAGAAGTTGTCGGTCACTTTCCCGCCTGGATTTCCAGGGTACGTCTCAAGAAAAAAGAGGGCGGCTACATTGAGCAGGCCATGGCCAACAACCGTTCCACCTTGCTTTATATAGCCGACCTGGCCGGCATCACCCTGCATCCCTGGTTGAGCCGGGCCGATCGCCCCGACCTGCCGGATCGGGTGCTTTTTGATCTGGACCCCGCCGGGGACCGGGGAGACTTTCCCCTGGTTATCCGCACCGCGGGCATGTTGCGCACTCTGCTGGGGCGCATAGGTTTGCGGCCCTATGTCATGACCACCGGCTCGCGGGGGTTGCATGTGGCGGCCCCGCTTTTGCGCAAGGAAAGCTTCGAGCAGGTTCGCGCCTTTGCCCTGGAGGTGGCCCAGCGCCTGGTTGGGGAACACCCTGACGTCTTGACCACCGAGCAGCGCATCGCCAAGCGGGGAGGCAGGCTGTATTTGGACGTGACCCGCAACGGCTACGGCCAAACTTCGGTGGCGCCCTACGCGGTGCGGGCCCTTCCCGGCGCGCCGGTGGCCACTCCCTTGGAGTGGAGCGAGCTTACCGCCTCCGGCCTGGGGCCCCAGAGCTTCAACCTGGGCAACATTCTCACTCGCTTGGATCAACAACCCGACCCCTGGCAGGGCATGGGGCGCCACGGCCGTTCCCTAGCCCAGGCCCGCCGCAACCTGCAAAACCTCGCTGATTAA
- a CDS encoding molybdopterin biosynthesis protein — MKRNVYLKMMPLDQAREKFLSCLDWIALAGSETIPTSEALGRVTAKVVLARYSSPSYHAAAMDGIAVNAQDTYGATQEHPLTLELERQAFWVNTGNPLPAGCNAVIMVEQVHQPGEGLAEIRAAAFPWQHVRRVGEDIVSQELMFGHHHRLGPADVAALLTSGVFEVEVLRRPKVAIIPTGFELVDWREAREKQPGPGAIMETNSLFLASLVAQAGGEPVVLDKVTDDFEAIKAAVEGALATDAHMVMLNAGASAGSKDYSAHVIADLGEVLVHGITVIPGKPSILGRAQGKAVVGSPGYPVSSWVCFDQFIAPALAAMQGQAAPQRETVQAVPARRLPSKLGREEFLRVHLGRVGEQVVATPLKRGAGAITSLTRADGLLRIPADSEGLEEGVPAEAELLGPRDRLENTLVVVGSHDVTLDLLGDHLKRLDPRLHLSSSHLGSLAGIMAIKGGRCHLGGTHLLDPETGEYNVSYLQRYLKGVPVRLVTLAMRQQGLLVKPGNPKGITALADLGREDVVLVNRQAGSGTRVLLDYELKKMGLDPANIRGYDQEEYTHMAVAVQVLAGGADVGLGILAAAKALGLEFIPVMEERYDLCIPQEYWDDHRVVALRQVLASPEFRRQVDALGGYDVSPMGTIAWEG; from the coding sequence ATGAAGCGCAACGTCTATCTAAAAATGATGCCCCTGGACCAAGCGCGCGAAAAGTTCCTGTCCTGCTTGGACTGGATCGCCTTGGCGGGAAGCGAAACCATCCCCACCAGCGAGGCCTTGGGCCGGGTCACCGCCAAGGTGGTGCTGGCCCGCTACTCCTCGCCCTCCTACCACGCGGCGGCCATGGACGGCATAGCGGTAAACGCCCAGGACACCTACGGGGCCACCCAGGAGCACCCCCTGACCCTGGAGCTGGAGCGCCAGGCCTTTTGGGTCAACACCGGCAACCCCCTGCCCGCCGGATGCAACGCGGTGATCATGGTGGAGCAGGTGCACCAACCCGGCGAGGGCCTGGCCGAGATACGCGCCGCCGCCTTTCCCTGGCAGCATGTGCGCCGGGTGGGCGAGGACATCGTCAGTCAGGAGCTGATGTTCGGTCACCACCACCGCCTGGGCCCGGCCGACGTGGCCGCCCTGCTCACCAGCGGGGTCTTCGAGGTGGAAGTGCTGCGGCGGCCCAAGGTAGCCATCATTCCCACCGGCTTCGAGTTGGTGGACTGGCGCGAAGCCCGGGAAAAACAGCCCGGCCCCGGGGCCATCATGGAGACCAACAGCCTGTTCTTGGCGAGCCTGGTGGCCCAGGCCGGCGGCGAGCCCGTGGTCCTGGACAAGGTCACCGACGATTTTGAGGCCATCAAGGCGGCGGTGGAGGGGGCCCTGGCCACGGACGCCCACATGGTGATGCTCAACGCCGGGGCCTCGGCGGGCAGCAAGGATTACAGCGCTCACGTCATTGCCGATCTGGGCGAGGTGCTGGTGCACGGCATCACGGTGATTCCCGGCAAGCCCTCCATCCTGGGGCGGGCCCAGGGCAAGGCGGTGGTGGGCAGCCCCGGTTATCCGGTGTCGTCCTGGGTGTGTTTCGACCAGTTCATCGCCCCGGCCCTGGCGGCCATGCAGGGCCAGGCCGCGCCGCAACGCGAAACCGTGCAGGCGGTGCCCGCCCGGCGCCTGCCCAGCAAGCTGGGGCGCGAGGAGTTTTTGCGGGTGCACCTGGGCCGGGTGGGCGAGCAGGTGGTGGCCACGCCGCTCAAGCGCGGGGCCGGAGCCATCACCTCCCTGACCCGGGCCGACGGCCTGCTGCGCATCCCGGCGGACAGCGAGGGCCTGGAGGAAGGCGTACCCGCCGAGGCCGAGCTTTTGGGACCCCGCGACCGCTTGGAAAACACCCTGGTGGTGGTGGGCAGCCACGACGTGACCCTGGACCTGTTGGGCGACCACCTCAAGCGCCTGGACCCCAGGCTGCACCTCAGTTCATCGCACCTGGGCTCGCTGGCCGGCATCATGGCCATCAAGGGCGGCCGTTGCCATTTGGGGGGAACCCACCTGCTGGACCCGGAGACCGGCGAGTACAACGTCAGTTATCTTCAGCGCTACTTAAAGGGCGTGCCGGTGCGTCTGGTCACCCTGGCCATGCGTCAGCAAGGGTTGCTGGTCAAGCCGGGCAACCCCAAGGGCATCACCGCCCTGGCCGACCTGGGCCGCGAGGACGTGGTGCTGGTCAACCGCCAGGCGGGCAGCGGCACCAGGGTATTGCTGGACTATGAGCTGAAAAAGATGGGCCTGGACCCGGCCAATATCCGCGGCTACGACCAGGAGGAATACACCCACATGGCCGTGGCCGTGCAGGTGCTGGCCGGAGGGGCCGACGTAGGCCTGGGCATCCTGGCTGCGGCCAAGGCCCTGGGGCTGGAGTTCATCCCAGTGATGGAAGAACGCTACGACCTGTGCATTCCCCAGGAGTACTGGGACGACCACCGGGTGGTTGCCCTGCGCCAGGTGTTGGCCAGCCCCGAATTCCGCCGGCAGGTCGACGCCCTGGGAGGCTATGACGTAAGCCCCATGGGCACCATCGCCTGGGAAGGCTAA
- a CDS encoding FmdE family protein, whose protein sequence is MSVLPEQICGMPREDYLIRLEEFHGHISPGTVMGGFLVDAAWKTLGDTPYMNVVVETVVCLPDAVQALTPCTLGNGFLQVLDWGKFALTIYDRVTLQGARAWVSAEGIEEFPLVADWYLRRAEGKKVEKIEVVKQIMAGGHGLVRSQVVTMKAPLKETEHVPTTACPSCGEYHPSRQGGVCPACAGQAYYS, encoded by the coding sequence ATGAGCGTATTGCCTGAGCAGATTTGCGGCATGCCCCGGGAAGACTATTTAATAAGGCTGGAGGAGTTCCACGGCCACATCTCGCCCGGCACGGTGATGGGCGGCTTTTTGGTGGACGCGGCCTGGAAGACCCTGGGCGACACCCCCTACATGAACGTGGTGGTGGAGACGGTGGTTTGCCTGCCCGACGCAGTGCAGGCCCTGACTCCCTGCACTCTGGGCAACGGTTTCTTGCAGGTGTTGGATTGGGGCAAGTTCGCCCTGACCATCTATGACCGCGTGACCCTGCAAGGGGCCAGGGCCTGGGTCAGCGCCGAGGGCATCGAGGAGTTCCCCCTGGTGGCCGACTGGTACCTGCGCCGCGCCGAGGGCAAAAAGGTGGAAAAGATCGAGGTGGTCAAACAGATCATGGCCGGCGGCCACGGCCTGGTGCGTTCCCAGGTGGTGACCATGAAGGCGCCGCTCAAGGAAACGGAGCACGTGCCCACCACGGCTTGCCCCTCGTGCGGGGAATACCACCCCAGTCGCCAGGGCGGTGTGTGTCCGGCCTGCGCGGGCCAGGCCTATTACTCTTAG